The Petrotoga sibirica DSM 13575 region CTAGTGGTTTAAGTGCAAAATTAACTGCTGTTATAAATGGTTCTGCTAACCTAATGAATTCATATGGTATTCCGTTAGATCTCGCTAAAACGATCATGGCTGTTTTTATCGTTTCATTTGCTGGAACAACAATGGATTCAGCAGTAAGGATGCAAAGGTTTGCTCTAGTGGAATTGTTTTCCACAAAGAAGGGAGATGTGGTGATAAAACCGTTAAAAAATAGGTATGTTACTACAACATTTGTTATTTTAGCAGCTATTGCACTGTCAATGTCAGCTGAAGGGGGTACAGGTGCTTTATTACTATGGCCTGCATTTGGTGCCCTGAACCAATTGTTAGCTGCCTTGGCATTATTAATAGGTACTGTTTACTTAGTTAAGAAGAAAAAGCCATTTTGGATTACGGGATTGCCGATGTTATTTATGTTAGTAGTGACTCTATCTGCAACAGTAATAAACTTAAATAGCTTCATTAAAGCGCAAAATGGTTTATTGATATTTGTTTCAATTTCAACACTTATCATAGCATTATGGATAACGGTAGAAGGATTCATCGAAATTGGTAAGGCATTGAAAAAAATCGATAATTAGAAAAAACATAGGGTCTGCTTTTAAAGACCCTATGTTTTTTTCTCAATCAATTTTTATTGAAGGCATCCCTTGTGTGTCTAATAATTATTCATTGAATTCTATGAGCCCTAAATCTCCATCTTTTCTTTCGTAAAGCACACTGATAGCGTCATTTTCTGGGTTTCTGAAAACGAAAAATGAATGTCCCAAAAGTTGCATTTGTAACATTGCTTCTTCCACATTCATAAGAGTTAAGTCAAAATTTTTTGTTCTCACGATTTTAGGGGCATTTGGTTTTTCTTCACTCTCTGTTTTACTTTCATCATTGAAATTAAGATCATTGATGTTGGCATTTAGGAAGTTTTGTTCTATTTCCATACGCACTTTTTTATCTGTTCTACTTTGTTCTTGCAAACGATTTTTTAGCTCTCTGATTTTTCTTTCGAAAGAATCAGTTACCTTATCTATAGCTTCATAAAGATCGTTGCTTCTTTCTTCTACTTTTATGATCTTGTTTAAAGCTTTAATGTGGGTAGTTATTTCAACTTTGTACATGCCTCTCTCTTTTGTGATTCTGACGTCAGAAGGAGAGACGATATCAGGATGTTTTTTAAGAAGATGGTCTGGTTTACTCATCCTTTTTTCGATATAATTCTCTAAAGCTTCTGTGAGTTCTACTTCCTTTGTATAAACTTTATACTCCATCTAAATCACCTCCAGATTTGAATAGTTGTTGTACTTGTCTTTAGTGTGTATCCATATTTTGACGTTAAACATGAAACGACGTTTTCATAACAATATTTATACTAATGTAGTGGGAGGATTAACATAAATTTTGATATCTCTGTAATATGTTTTAAGCGTTGAGAATAAAAACTCATGATTTTTCTGTTTGCTTTTTATAATGATTTGATACCTGTAATTTCCCCTTAATTTGGAAATGATAGGCACAACCGGGCCTAATATTTCAAAATCATCCTGATTTTCAATTCTATCCAACTCTTCGACAATTTCATTCGCTTTAGCTTTTGCTTTATCAACAGAAGGGTTGTTCACTAAAATCAAAAACAAGGTCACGAATGGAGGATATCCGTATATTTTTCTTAGTTCAAGATCATTCTCTGCAATCAGATCAAAATTATGATCAATTAAAGATTTATAAATATTACTTTCTGGTTGAAAACTTTGAATGATAACTTTGCCTTTTTCTTTTCTGCCAGATCTCCCAGCAACCTGCATAAGCAATGAGGCTGTACTTTCCTGAGCATTGTAGTCAGGGAAGTTGATATATCTATCAGCATCAAGAATGACTACTAAATCCAAATCTTGAATATCTAAACCTTTAGTGATCATCTTAGTTCCAACAATGATTTTTTTCCCGGGTTCTTTAATGAAATTAAAAGTGTTTTTTAGGTCTTTAAATGTTTTTATAACCGTTCTATCTACTCTTACCAAGGGTTGTGAAGGGAACATTTTAGCTAATTCAGTCAAAACTCGTTCAGTTCCAAAACCTCTGGATTGTAGTTTAAACCCTCCGCATTTCGGGCAAAAATTTGGTAATTCACTTTCTTTCCCACAGTAATGGCAACTTAATTTTCTGTCTTTTTTATGAAAAGTTAATGAAACATCGCACTCATCACATTTAAATATATATCCACAATCGCTGCAAATTACGTAATTGGCATAACCTCTCGTTGGTGTAAAAACAATTATTTTTTTATTTTTTTTCAAAGAGATTTCTATATTTTCTACTACCTTTTTACTGAATATCCAGTTGTATTTTTCATCCTTTTTCATATCAACTATCTGTACCTCAGGCATTTCCGTGAAGTATCTTGTTTTTATTTTTTCAAGATAAAAAGAGTTCGTTTTCGCCATGTATAGATCAACCATCCGTGGGGTAGCTGATGAAAGTATTAGTTGAATATCTTCTAACTCTTTTCTAAAACAGGCTGTATCTATCGCATCGTAACTAACGTTTTCTATCTGATAGTAAGATTGATCATGTTCTTCATCGATTATTATCATTTTCAAATCTTTCATGGGTATAAAGATGGCACTTCTTGTCCCTATGACTAAGTCCAATTCACCATTTGCTGCTTTATACCATGTCTGTACTCTTTCACTACTTGTAAGCCCAGAATGGTAAAATGCAGTATTGTAATTAGCGAACCGTTTTTTTAACCTGTTCATTAGCTCTGAGGTTAAGGAAATTTCTGGAACCAAAAGAAGTACTTTTCCACCATTTTTCAAAATAGGCTTAGCCACTTCGAAAAATACTTCCGTTTTACCGCTACCTGTAACTCCGTACAATAAATGAGGTTTGTCAGGATTTACCTGTATTGATTCAACTGCTTGTCTCTGTTCTTCATTTAAAGAAACTTCTATATTTTCTTCACAAGATGTTGAACTTTCTGATAAGTCTATTATACCTTTTTTCCATAATGTATTCAAAACTGTGGAACCTTTTTTCACAATACCTTGTGAGTATAGATCGCTTTCTAAGGTCTCACCGTTTAAGGAGAGATAGTTTATTACCTCTCTAGCAGATTTTGATACATTGAACTTCCATGTCTCTTTTAAGTCCATTTTTAAACTAACAAACTTATCTATTTTTTTTGTGAATTCTTTTCTATATAGTTCTATCTCAATTAAATTCGAATCTAAATATTCCCTTAACTGCTTGTTGGCTTTTGAAGGGTTATTAAAAGATTTTAAAAATTGTTTATAAAAAATAGGTTTTTGAATTGGGGAAAAAGACCTTTTTGGTATAATTCTCAGTTTATATATATCTGAGGAAACAGGAGGAAAAAACAATCTTGCAACTTCTCCAATAGGTGCCATAAATTTGGAGCTTACCTTTTCCATAAGTTTGATGTGACTTTCATTTAAAAAACTCTTATTATCCAATGGAAACGCGATCTCTTTTATTTTGTTGAATTCAGTACTTTCAGTTTCTTTGTAAATTAGTCCAGAAAGGAATTTACCTCTTAAATCAACGATAACCCTTTGACCTATCTCTAATTTTTTGTCACTTTTGTAGGTAAACCCATTAAAAACCATTTGCCCTATGGGAATAACTTCATAATAATACATCAAAAACCTCCAACTTTATTCACTAACAAGTACAAGAAAACTTTTACCTGGCATTTTCTCTATAGTATCGAAGCTTTTCCCAGTGAAAATATCTATGTAATTTCCGTACAAGTCATACTCGATTTCAATTTGAGAATCTTTAGAATTTAGTGCAATTATAATGTTCTCTGATTGATATCGTCTTTCATAAATTAGAACACTTTCATCGGCATACAGTACTGTATAATCACCTTTTCTCAAGGCATTACTTTTTTTTCTTAATTCGGCGAGCTGAGAATATAATTCTAAAATTTCCATATTCCATTTGTTATCATCCCAGTAAAATGGAACCCTGCAGAATGGATCTGTGGTCCCTGTCATGCCTATCTCATCACCATAATATATTAGAGGAGAGCCGATAAACGTCATTTGAAGAACAACAGCTAATTTCATTCGCTCCGTATCCTCACCGAAGGCGGTTAGAATTCTTTCTGTATCATGTGAACCTAAAAGGTTCCACAACCCATGCAGTACTTGTGGCGGATATTTGTGTATATATGCATTGGTGGTATTAACAAAATTAATAGACTTTCCACCTTTAGCATAAGCAATAGCTGCATCTCTGAAGATGTAATTCATAACCGAGTCGAAGCTTGGATCTTCAAAATAAGAAGTGGCATCTCTCCAAAATTCTCCCACAACTAAAGCTTCTTGGTCTATATTTTTAATATTCTCGTAAAGAGCTGACCAATAAGCTTCAGGAAGTTGATCAACCGCATCCATTCGCCATCCATCTATACCAAAACTCATCCATTTACCAATTACCTGATTTATGTATGCCCTTACCTCGGGATTTTCGTTGTTTAATTGAGGGAGATCAGCGTATCCATGCCAACCTTCGTAACTTTCTGTCGATTTTTTGATAGGAAATGACTTAATATAATACCAATCCAAATAATCGGATTTTTCTTGTTTGAGAAAGTTTTCTTTCATAGCGAAAAATTCAGTTCCGGTGTGATTAAAGACACCATCTAATATTACTTTGATATCTGATTCATGTAATACTTTCAATATATTAGAAAAGACCTCATCATTACCAAAAGAATCATCAATTCTTAGATAATCAGTTGTATCGTATTTATGAGGAGTCTCGGCTTCAAAAATGGGATTGAAATAGATTGCTTCCACTCCTAAATATTTAAAATAATCAATTGAGTCAATGACTCCTTGAAGATCCCCACCATAAAAACCAAAAGAAAGAGAATTTCTGTTGTGTGGACCATTCCAACTGTATGTTCCTTTAGGATCATTTGAAGAATCACCATTTCTGAACCTATCAGGAAATATTTGATAATAGATCCTTCCTTTTGACCACTCGGGTATATCAAAATATGAAATTATAGGATGGTTAAAGTCGAATTCAAAAAATTCTTCAGATCTGTTGAAACCGTATATTATTTCTTCCCCATCGTAAATTAAAAATCGATACTTTAAAACTTCTGATTCTGTAAATATGTGAAACCTATAAAGAATGGTATTATTGAATTCTATTACGGACTTTTGTACGGATGAGGCGTTAGCCTGTAGTTCAACGTCTTCAACATCATTTTTTTCGAATTCTATTGAAAGATATATTTCTCCCTTTTGTACTGGATTTATGTATCTTCTTTGGTTATCGAAATAAAAGTTTTTAACTTTTCCATCCCCAACTTTTGAAAAAACATATGCCTCTTGAACGGTACGTACATTGAAGATTTCTCCGCTATATGCTGTTATCTTATCGTTTTGAAAATCTATCGTTCTTTTACCATCTACGATGAATTTATAGAGGTATTCACCAGGCTCTAAATTAACGTTATAACGCCACAGGCCTGTGAAGCTTTTTTCCATCGGTACCGGTTCAAAGTCGTTAAAACTCGCAACTAAATAAACAGAAGTAGCTTCTTTTGAGTATAAAAAAGAAGTATTTACTGAAAAAGAAACAACAACAGAAAAAATTATCGTTATAAGGAAAACTAATTGTTTCATGAGTATAACCCCCTAGATAAAAAGAAGTTTACTGGCTTGAGATAATTTAAATGTGGTGTTTCCATACTGTAACCCTTTATAATCAAAAGACTATCTTCTTCCCATCTTAGTTTTCTGATCTTATACTTTATTAACGAACCGTTTCTACTTTTTCTATTACCTTCTTGCCCAAATTAACGTAAGAGCTAGTTACTTCAGGGGTTCCGAAGTAAGCAACGGGTTTACCAGCATCCATGTTTTCCCTGACAGTCGAATCCAAAGGAATTTGTGCAAGTAATTCTAAATTGTATTTTTCGGCTAAAACTCTTCCTCCACCTTCACCAAAAATGAAGTGTTTAGTCTTACAATTTGGACAGATAAAATATGACATATTTTCAACTATCCCGATAATTTGTTTGTTCATTTTTTTCACAAAATTAATAGCCCTCTCCACGTCGTCTTGCGAAACGACAGAGGGAGAAGTTACAATCAAAGCACCCTTAATCTTTTCCACGTTTTGAAAAACCGTTAGAGGTTCATCTCCGGTACCTGGGGGTGCATCAATAATAAGATAGTCCAATTCACCCCAAGCAACATCACCAATAAATTGCATTATAGCGCCTGTTTTTAAAGGGCCTCTCCAGATAACAGCATCATTATCGTTATCCAGAAATTGGGAAATAGAAATAACCTTTATTCCGTGTACTTGGGGAGGAAGTATTTCCTCCCCAACTGCAGAAATTTTAGCCTCCCTACCTCCCAACATTCTTACTACATCCGGACCATGTAAATCAACATCTAAAAGGCCTACTTTTCTACCCTCTAGAGCCAAAGCTACCGCTAAATTCACTGCGACGGTAGTTTTCCCAACTCCTCCTTTACCGCTCATAACCATAATAACGTTATCGATATTTTCAAGCTTTTGAGAGACCTTCTCTTTTCTTTCCTTTAAGTTAGCCATTCTATTCCTCCCAACAATCATTGTACTTATATTTACTCAACGATCTTTACTTCGTAAGTAATCTCTGTAGAACCTCTAAAAGTAGCGCTTGCTCCACAATATTTTTCTTGTGAAAGTTGAGCGGCTCTTTCCAATTTATCTATGGGTAGATCCTTCCCCTTAAATTCGTAAATTATATGAATCTTCGTATATTTTTTGGGATGTTCCTCACTTCTTTCTGTTAATATTCTCAAATTTAATTCATCGTACTTTACTTTCATTTTGTTTAGAATAGTTACTACGTCTATTCCTGTACATCCTCCTAAGCCGGCAATTAAGTACTCCATGGGGCGCGCAGCCGAATCATAACCAAGGTTCTCTGGGGCTGCGTCCACATGAACATCA contains the following coding sequences:
- the hpf gene encoding ribosome hibernation-promoting factor, HPF/YfiA family yields the protein MEYKVYTKEVELTEALENYIEKRMSKPDHLLKKHPDIVSPSDVRITKERGMYKVEITTHIKALNKIIKVEERSNDLYEAIDKVTDSFERKIRELKNRLQEQSRTDKKVRMEIEQNFLNANINDLNFNDESKTESEEKPNAPKIVRTKNFDLTLMNVEEAMLQMQLLGHSFFVFRNPENDAISVLYERKDGDLGLIEFNE
- the priA gene encoding replication restart helicase PriA — its product is MYYYEVIPIGQMVFNGFTYKSDKKLEIGQRVIVDLRGKFLSGLIYKETESTEFNKIKEIAFPLDNKSFLNESHIKLMEKVSSKFMAPIGEVARLFFPPVSSDIYKLRIIPKRSFSPIQKPIFYKQFLKSFNNPSKANKQLREYLDSNLIEIELYRKEFTKKIDKFVSLKMDLKETWKFNVSKSAREVINYLSLNGETLESDLYSQGIVKKGSTVLNTLWKKGIIDLSESSTSCEENIEVSLNEEQRQAVESIQVNPDKPHLLYGVTGSGKTEVFFEVAKPILKNGGKVLLLVPEISLTSELMNRLKKRFANYNTAFYHSGLTSSERVQTWYKAANGELDLVIGTRSAIFIPMKDLKMIIIDEEHDQSYYQIENVSYDAIDTACFRKELEDIQLILSSATPRMVDLYMAKTNSFYLEKIKTRYFTEMPEVQIVDMKKDEKYNWIFSKKVVENIEISLKKNKKIIVFTPTRGYANYVICSDCGYIFKCDECDVSLTFHKKDRKLSCHYCGKESELPNFCPKCGGFKLQSRGFGTERVLTELAKMFPSQPLVRVDRTVIKTFKDLKNTFNFIKEPGKKIIVGTKMITKGLDIQDLDLVVILDADRYINFPDYNAQESTASLLMQVAGRSGRKEKGKVIIQSFQPESNIYKSLIDHNFDLIAENDLELRKIYGYPPFVTLFLILVNNPSVDKAKAKANEIVEELDRIENQDDFEILGPVVPIISKLRGNYRYQIIIKSKQKNHEFLFSTLKTYYRDIKIYVNPPTTLV
- a CDS encoding alpha-amylase family glycosyl hydrolase gives rise to the protein MKQLVFLITIIFSVVVSFSVNTSFLYSKEATSVYLVASFNDFEPVPMEKSFTGLWRYNVNLEPGEYLYKFIVDGKRTIDFQNDKITAYSGEIFNVRTVQEAYVFSKVGDGKVKNFYFDNQRRYINPVQKGEIYLSIEFEKNDVEDVELQANASSVQKSVIEFNNTILYRFHIFTESEVLKYRFLIYDGEEIIYGFNRSEEFFEFDFNHPIISYFDIPEWSKGRIYYQIFPDRFRNGDSSNDPKGTYSWNGPHNRNSLSFGFYGGDLQGVIDSIDYFKYLGVEAIYFNPIFEAETPHKYDTTDYLRIDDSFGNDEVFSNILKVLHESDIKVILDGVFNHTGTEFFAMKENFLKQEKSDYLDWYYIKSFPIKKSTESYEGWHGYADLPQLNNENPEVRAYINQVIGKWMSFGIDGWRMDAVDQLPEAYWSALYENIKNIDQEALVVGEFWRDATSYFEDPSFDSVMNYIFRDAAIAYAKGGKSINFVNTTNAYIHKYPPQVLHGLWNLLGSHDTERILTAFGEDTERMKLAVVLQMTFIGSPLIYYGDEIGMTGTTDPFCRVPFYWDDNKWNMEILELYSQLAELRKKSNALRKGDYTVLYADESVLIYERRYQSENIIIALNSKDSQIEIEYDLYGNYIDIFTGKSFDTIEKMPGKSFLVLVSE
- a CDS encoding Mrp/NBP35 family ATP-binding protein; this encodes MANLKERKEKVSQKLENIDNVIMVMSGKGGVGKTTVAVNLAVALALEGRKVGLLDVDLHGPDVVRMLGGREAKISAVGEEILPPQVHGIKVISISQFLDNDNDAVIWRGPLKTGAIMQFIGDVAWGELDYLIIDAPPGTGDEPLTVFQNVEKIKGALIVTSPSVVSQDDVERAINFVKKMNKQIIGIVENMSYFICPNCKTKHFIFGEGGGRVLAEKYNLELLAQIPLDSTVRENMDAGKPVAYFGTPEVTSSYVNLGKKVIEKVETVR
- a CDS encoding OsmC family protein, with translation MSEFLLQNTHGSHFYMKTPSGHDVHVDAAPENLGYDSAARPMEYLIAGLGGCTGIDVVTILNKMKVKYDELNLRILTERSEEHPKKYTKIHIIYEFKGKDLPIDKLERAAQLSQEKYCGASATFRGSTEITYEVKIVE